One genomic segment of Bacteroides caccae includes these proteins:
- a CDS encoding RNA polymerase sigma-70 factor has protein sequence MNPEGLLNKIITGDENALRQLFEQYSQRLYHVAYYYLQAKEPAEEAVLDVFTTVWKKRESLGHIKTIEQYLYTSTKNQALHYLRRNYSPDKTYVSLYEVELIPESNDPESLMEDNEYELLIQEAINSLPPKCKEVFRLVLSDKLKNREIAELLSISESTVNEHIALAYKRITLYVKKRYK, from the coding sequence ATGAATCCGGAAGGTTTACTAAATAAGATCATCACCGGTGATGAAAATGCTTTGCGGCAATTGTTTGAACAATATTCGCAAAGATTGTATCATGTGGCTTATTACTATTTACAAGCAAAGGAACCGGCTGAGGAGGCTGTGCTGGATGTATTTACGACTGTTTGGAAGAAAAGGGAATCTTTAGGGCATATCAAAACTATTGAGCAATACTTATATACATCTACCAAAAATCAGGCACTTCATTATCTTCGCCGAAATTACTCTCCTGATAAAACGTATGTTTCTTTATATGAAGTGGAGTTAATACCTGAAAGTAATGATCCTGAAAGTCTTATGGAAGATAATGAATATGAGTTGCTTATTCAGGAAGCTATAAATTCATTACCTCCTAAATGTAAAGAAGTATTTAGGCTAGTACTGTCGGATAAGTTAAAAAACAGAGAGATAGCAGAATTATTATCCATAAGTGAAAGTACGGTGAATGAACACATCGCTTTGGCATATAAACGTATTACTTTGTATGTAAAGAAGCGATATAAATAG